The Pseudoalteromonas tunicata genome segment CTTGCATTGGACTGTTTGCAAGGTATTCACCAGCGCTGCCTCGAGGATAACGCACTGCAGCAGGTTGATTGAGCTTGTGACCAGTATAAAGCATTTGACGGCATTCATTGGTATCACTTGGCGCCATAATCACCATATTTGGAATACAACGCATAAAGCTTAAATCATAAGCACCCTGGTGGGTTTCACCGTCTGCACCAACAATTCCCGCTCGATCAATAGCAAATAGCACAGGTAAATTTTGCAGTGCAACATCATGAATAAGCTGATCGTATGCACGTTGTAAAAAGCTCGAATAAATAGCCACAACAGGATTTAGCCCTTCACATGCAAGGCCTGCTGCAAGCGTAACGGCATGTTGCTCTGCAATCGCAACATCAAAATATTGCGCAGGATACTCTTTTGAAAAACGTACCATGCCTGAACCTTCACGCATGGCAGGCGTGATAGCCATCAGTTTGCTATCTTGTGCCGCCATATCACATAACCAATCACCAAAAACTTTGGAAAAGGTGGGGGCAGCAGGTTTAGATTTAGGTAAACTCGATTCACTAGGATCAAATTTTGGCACACCATGATAACCGATAGGGTCGGCCTCTGCAGGCTGATAGCCTTTACCTTTTTGGGTGCGGACATGAAGTAATTGTGGGCCTTTTAGGTTTCGCATATTACGCAATGTATCGCATAGCATGTTTACATCGTGGCCATCGATTGGGCCGATATAATTAAATCCAAGCTCTTCAAAAAAAGTTCCAGGTACTACCATACCTTTTAAGTGCTCTTCCATTTTACTGGCAAGCTCTTTTACAGGGGGCATCCCAGATAGCAGCTTTTTGCCACCTTCACGAATGTTGGTATAAAAGCTACCTGATAGAATTCGTGCTAAGTGATTGTTTAAGGCGCCCACATTTTCTGAAATTGACATCTCATTGTCATTTAAAATCACTAGCATATCAGCATCGAGATCGCCGGCATGGTTCATGGCTTCAAACGCCATACCCGCAGTAACAGCACCATCGCCAATGACCGCAACGACTTTTCGATTTTTGGCTTCTTTTTTTGCTGCAATCGCCATACCTAATGCAGCTGAAATAGAGGTACTAGAATGGCCTACACTAAAGGTATCGTATTGGCTTTCTTCACGGTATGGAAATGGGTGTAAACCATTTTTTTGACGTATGGTATGCATTTGGTCGCGACGACCGGTTAAGATTTTATGCGGGTAAGCTTGGTGGCCCACGTCCCAAATTAGACGATCTTCTGGCGTATTGTAGACATAATGCAACGCCACGGTGAGCTCCACCGTACCAAGGCCAGACGCAAGATGACCGCTACTTTGTGATACTGAAGTAAGTAAATACTCTCTTAATTCAGTACTTAAAGTTGCTAATCGTTCTTGTGGAAGCTCGCGTAATTGTGCTGGCTCATCGATTAAACCCAATAAGGGATACTTGCTATTATCAACGGTCATGATATTTATTGATTATCCTTACTTTACTGGCTCGATTATACATTAAAAATGCGCTTGTTCTTTTTATTTTGTTGTTCCAAACGGCATAATTAGGCTATTCGATTCAATAATTAGTGATCTCTAGAAACGATATACGCAGCCAATTGTGCTAGCTGTGTGGTATCTGCAGGTATTTGTGCTAATGCGTTAAGTGCATTTTCGTACAATTGCTGAGATTTTAATTTAGCTTGCTCAAGTCCTAATAGGGATGGATAAGTTGATTTATTGGCTTGTAAATCTGATCCCTGTGGTTTGCCTAAAACAGCGGTGTCGCCTTCAATATCAAGAATGTCATCTTGCACTTGAAAAGCTAAGCCAATATTTTCGCCAAATATTTTAAGGTTTTGCAATATTTCAGGTGTCGTTTTAGGCGCGCAAATAGCGCCCATTAAAATAGCACTTGTTAATAATGCTCCCGTTTTTAACTGATGAATTTGCTCTAATTGAGTTAAGTTTATAGCACAATTAGTTGCTGCAATATCTAAAGCTTGACCGCCGCACATACCTCGAAGCCCTGATGCACTTGCTAAATTTGCGATTAATGCAACTTGTTGCTGGGCGTTGATTGTTTTAAATTTGCTCGAAGATAATATCTCAAAAGCAAAGGTTTGCAGTGCGTCGCCAGCTAATATCGCCGTAGCTTCATCATATGCAATATGGCATGTTGGCATACCTCTGCGTAAGTCATCATCATCCATAGCAGGTAAGTCATCATGTACTAATGAATAGCTATGAATACACTCAATTGCTGCTGCGACTAAATCTAAATCATCGGGATTGGCACCGAATATTTCCCCTGTTACATAGACCATGCAAGGGCGCATGCGCTTACCACCATTTAATAGACTGTAACGCGATGCTGCTAATAAAGTTTGGTCAGTAATCATCGGCTGCGTTAATAAAGTATCAAGCACGCCCTCTACTCGTAACTGATTTTCTACAATGAGTTTCTTTATGGTCACTTATTCGGCTGCCGGTTCAAAATGAGTTAATTCAGCCTGTGGATCATTTCCCATCAAAATGCTGACTTTTTGTTCTGCTTGCTGCAATTTAGCTGATGAAACTTGTGCTAATTGGATACCACGTTCGAATTGTTTAAGCGACTGTTCAAGTGTGAGATTACCTGTTTCCATGTCTGCTACTATGCTGCTCAGTTCATGCATTGCATCTTCAAAACTTAAATTTTCTGGTTTTTTAGTTGCCATAAGGTCGTTATTTCATGGGATTGAGTTAGGTTAGTGGGGATTCTAGGGGGAATCGCGATGTAATTCAATTTATCTCAGTCCCTTAATAAAAATAGCACTAATTATGTTTTAACGGGTGCTTAAAATATGCTTTCTAAATAAAATTAACGCTATAGTTAGATTTAAGTTATTTTATGATTTGCCGATAGTAAAACGACCTTATGATAAGTACAATTTTGTGCTAACTAAATAGTTTTTATAGATTTCCCTTGGAGGGCCAGTGGATTTAGCAACGTTAATAGGCATGTTAGGTGCAATAGGCTTCATTGTTATGGCCATGATTTTAGGTGGCGACCTTGGGATGTTCGTTGATATCCCTTCAGTATTGATTGTGTTTTGTGGGTCGTTATTTGTTGTTTTATCTAACTTCACCATGGGTCAGTTTTTTGGTATAGGAAAAGTCGCCGCTAAAGCGTTTATGTTTAAAATCGAAAGCCCTGATGAGTTAATCGAAAAAGCAGTTGAACTTGCCGACTCTGCCCGTAAAGGTGGTTTTTTGGCTTTAGAGGAAGCCGAAATTCCGAATTCGTTTATGCAAAAGGGTATCAATATGTTGGTTGATGGCCACGATGCCGATGTGGTTCGAGAGACTTTACAAAAAGATATAACTCTTACCTCAACCCGTCATGATGCTGGTTCTACCTTGTTTAAAGCGTTAGGGGATGTTGCGCCTGCAATGGGAATGATTGGTACCCTGATTGGCTTAGTAGCCATGCTATCAAACATGGATGACCCAAAAGCTATCGGCCCTGCAATGGCGGTAGCCTTGTTAACTACACTGTATGGTGCTTTTTTAGCGAATGTAGTGGCTATTCCAATCGTTGCAAAATTACAGTTGCGTAAAGAAGAAGAAGAATTAAATCAAAATTTAATATTAGATGCGGTATTGGGTATTCAAGACGGTCAAAACCCTAAAGTAATTGAAGGTATATTGAAAAATTATCTACCAGAATCAAAACGTAATGTTGATACTGAGGGGTAGCAGGTATGTCGGAAGCTAAGTGTAAATGTCCACCTCCAGGGCTTCCTGCTTGGATGGGAACCTTTGCTGACCTAATGTCTTTGTTAATGTGTTTCTTTGTACTGCTTTTGGCCATGTCTGAAATGGATGTGCTGAAATTTAAACAAATTGCAGGCTCAATGAAGTTTGCGTTTGGTGTGCAAAATAAATTAGAAGTAAAAGACATTCCCAAGGGGACCAGTGTAATTGCAATGGAGTTCAGGCCTGGTAAACCAGACCCTTCACCTATCGAAACGATTCAGCAACAAACCTCTGAAATGACTCAGCAAATGCTTGAGTTTCAGGCCGGCGATGAAGAATCTGCCGGTGGGCGTCAAGAGCAACGTGGCAATAAGCGTGGGGGGGAATCACAAAGTACGGCAAAATCAGAGGCCGCGGCTTCTGAAAAAACAGCCGATCAAGAGCAAGTCAATGAACTGGTTAAAAAAATAGCCCAACAACTTGAAGAGCAAATTCAGGATGGGGCAATTGAGCTGGAGTCCTTGGGTCAGCAAATTATTATTCGTATTCGTGAGAACGGCTCTTTTCCATCAGGAAGTGCGTTTTTACAACCACAATTTAAGCCGATAATTCAAAAAATTGCCGATTTGCTTAAAGATGTTCCTGGTGAAATAACTGTCTCGGGTCATACCGATGATTATCAAGTGAGTAATGAATTGTATTTTAATAATTGGGACTTATCTGCAAAGCGTTCGGTAGCAGTAGCCAGTGAAATGCAAAAAGTAAGTGGATTTGATAAAAATCGCATGGTAGTAATTGGCCATGCAGATACTCGTCCTTTGGTTCCAAATGAAGATAGCGAATCACGTAAGCGTAATCGGCGGGTTGAGATATCCATTATGCAAGGTAAGGCGAAAGAGTCAGACCCAATAGATGTACAAAAGTAAGTTATTTATTGATTTTTCAAACTAAAAAAGTTTTACTAACGGCGCTAAGTAAATGTCTTAGTTTTATTTAAGGATAAATGAAATGAAAAAAATAGATAAATATACTTATATGCCAGCAAATGGCGGTGGTGCTGATGAGCCACCACCAAAGAAAAAAGACTCAAAATAATAGCATTTATGTTTGATATAAACAGTTTGCTTAATTATTTGTATAATGGCCAAACAATTTCAGTATGTTTGGCTTTTATTCTTTTATATTTTATTCGAGATTCAAAAGGAGCATTTTTCTCTTTAATAACAGCTGTTTTCTTTTTATACGGTTCTCTTACTCAGTCGCTTGTGTATGAATATGATATAGATTTTATTTACAGATATATCTTCTGGTCTATAAATGATCTTATATGGATGGGATGTATTGCTTATTTTGCAATTAAAGACAGGCTTTACCTCTGGCAAAGCATTATAGGTCAACTCGTTGTAGTACTTTCTCCAATTTTACAGATATTTAGGTTGCTTGATCGGCACTTATGGGATCTCTCATATTCAGATGCTATCTATAAAACTACACTTCCTTTAATTAACTTAGCTGTGGTTGTTATCTGTTTCTTACCATTATTTTTAGTACTGTCGTCACGCATAAAATCTAATAAACAACTAGCTAATTAGCTCTTTCATAATTATTATCACTGTTAATCTATACAGTTGTTAAAGTTAATTATGAAACTCTACATTGCTGAAAAACCTTCTTTAGGGCGTGCTATTGCAGATGTATTGCCAAAACCCCATCAAAAAGGGGATGGTTTTATTAAGGCAGCCAATGGTGATGTTGTTTCTTGGTGCATTGGTCATCTGCTAGAGCAAGCTGAGCCTGATCATTACAATCCGCTTTTTAAAAAATGGGACGCACACCATTTACCGATAGTGCCACAAAAATGGCAATTGATTGTAAAACCTAAAACTCGCAAGCAATTTACTGTTTTAAAAAAACTAATTAAACAAGCTGATATTCTTGTTAATGCAGGTGATCCAGATAGAGAGGGGCAATTACTGGTTGATGAAGTGATTGAATTTGCAGGAGCGAGTGAGAGTAAAAAATCACAAACCCAGCGTTTGTTAATCAGCGATTTAAATCCATCAGCTGTATTAAAAGCACTGCAAAAGCTCGCTGCAAATCATGATTTTATACCGCTCTCCGTATCAGCATTAGCGCGCTCACGTGCCGATTGGCTATTTGGCATGAATTTAACACGCGCTTATACCTTAGCGGGACAAAAAGCCGGATGTCACCGGGTACTATCGGTTGGCCGAGTTCAAACGCCGATTTTAGGTTTGGTGGTGCGTCGAGATTTAGAAATTGCCCATTTTGTTTCAAAACCATTTTATGAGGTGTTGGCTCATTTATTAACAGATAAGCAAGAAGCATTTTCTGTTAAATGGCAGCCAAGTGAGGCTTGTCTACCTTATCAAGATGAAGATGGTCGGGTACTAGTTAAAGCACTTGCTGAAAATGTTGTTAAACGTATTACAGGCAAACCTGCTTTAGTAACAAAGTTACAGCAGCAACAAAAGCGTCAGCATCCTCCTCTTCCTTATAACTTATCTGCCTTACAAATAGATGCAGCTAAAGCGTTTGGAATGTCAGCTCAAACAGTACTTGATGTTTGCCAGAATTTATACGAAAAACACAAAGCGATTACTTATCCTCGTTCAGATAATCGTTTTTTACCAAATGAACATTGGTTAGAAGCAAAACAGGTACTGGCTGCAATTGCACAAAATAAAGGGCAAGATAATAAATTGGTTATTGAGGCTAATTTAGCACTGAGATCTAAATGCTGGAATGATGCCAAAGTAGAAGCGCATCATGCAATTATTCCAACAGCAAAAAAATTACCTATTAATAGTTTGGATAAAGATGAACTTAAAATCTATCAATTAATCAGTCGTCATTATTTAGCACAGTTTTATCCCGCTTATGTATTTAATGAAACAAAGGTCGAAGTTGAGATTTCGGGCGGAAAGTTTAATACCACCGCAAAACAAGAGCTTGAGCTGGGCTTTAAGGTATTAATGGGTAAAGATGAGCTGCAAGCTGAGCAAATATTACCGCCATTAATAGAGGGGCAACAATTGCTCTGTGAAAATGGTGAGTTGGTCGAAAAAATGACTCAACCGCCGGCCCACTTTAATGATGCAACCTTATTGAGTGCAATGACAGGGATCAGCCGTTATGTAAGTGACATTGAAATAAAAAAAATACTCAAGGACACTGACGGATTAGGTACTGAGGCAACTCGTGCCGGGATTATCGAGTTATTGTTTAGACGTGGATTTTTAGTGCGTGAAGGTAAAAAAATTAAGTCGACTGAAACAGGTAAAGCCTTAATAAAAATGCTGCCTGACATTATTACTCGGCCAGATTTAACCGCTCTATGGGAAGCTAGTCTTGCAGATATTGCTCATAAAAAGCAGAGCTATCAGCATTTTATGCAGCCTTTGATAACACAGCTCCATGAGCTAATCGATTTAGCAAAAAGTTGTGATCATTCACTTTTTAGTAATTTGCCGGCCCAACCGGTAAAAAAACGCTTTAATCGCAAGCGAAAATCAACTGCAAAAAAGTGAATTTAACGAACTTAAGAGCGAAACAGCCGGATAGTCAGAAGATGTAAGCTTTACAAAGTATTGATGTAACCGAAAAAAGTGAGCTTAATCAGCAAAGCTAGTCGTTTGCAAAGAGGCTAGTTGTTTTATTAAACATCTAGCCTTACCGTATTGTGAGTTGAGTAATAACGGATAGTTAAAATTGCATGTACGTTAATTAACCGTTTTTGTATTGAATAAATCTAATGCGGCGGCTGTCATTGCTCTGACTCCGGTTTTAATTGTCAGCGGGTAATCAGGCGCGAATAAACTTGAGTGTAATGAAGGGAGTGTTTCGCCTGTTTGTTGGGCTTTTTGATATTGCTCAGGATCCACACCGCCTAACCAAAAAATTGTAATTGGTACGGGTTGTTCGGTTCTTCCGTAAAGGCCAAAATCTTCACCAGCCATAACCGGATCTGCTTTTAGTACGTTTTCGGCTCCTAACTCTTTGGTAATACTATTTTTTACTTGCTCGGCAAGGGCCGTATCGTTAATTGTTGATGGAATAGACTCCTCATAATGTACCTTTACTTCCGGATAAAGATGTTTTTCAAGCCCAGCACTCATTGCTATGCCATCACTCATTCGTTTAATAGCTGCAATTTGTTGATCTCGAACAGCAGAATTATAAGACCGTAGAGTGAGTTGTAATTTAACTTCGTTTGAAATGATATTGTGTTTAGAACCACCATGGATAGAGCCAACGGTGAGAACAGAAGGTTCAAGTGGTGTGACTTCACGGCTAGTAATTGTTTGAAGTGCTAATACTAAACGTGCGGCAATAACAACAGGATCTATCGTTAGGTGTGGGTAAGCGCCATGACCACCTTTCCCTTTAACTGTGATGTCGACAGAATCGACGCTTGCAAGGGCATAGTTTGGTGCAATTGCGACTTTGCCGGCTTCAAGTCCTGCACTTACATGCAAACCAATAACATGATCTGGTTTTGAGAACTGCTCAAAAAGTCCTTGTTTGAGCATGGCTTTTGCACCAGCACCAACTTCTTCAGCTGGCTGTGCAATCATAATCAAAGTTCCTTGCCATTGTTTTTTACGAGAAACGAGTTGATCTGCAGTGCCAATAAAACTTGTCATATGAATATCGTGGCCACAGCCATGCATTACTCCAACAGTATTATTGTGCTGATCAATCGTGGTAACTTTTGAGGCGTAAGATTTATTGGTTTGTTCAATAATAGGTAGGCCATCTGTATCTGTACGGATCATGATAGTAGGGCCATTGCCATTTTTAAATATTCCTACTACACCATAGCCGCCATAATTATCAGTAACTTCAAAACCTAATTTATCGAGCTGAGCACTAATTTTTTTTGCTGTTTCTTTTTCGTGGTATGAGAGTTCAGGACTTTGATGTAAATCTAGATAAAGTTGTTCCAAAGGCGCTAACTTGTTTTGTACATCACTTTCTAAAGTGCTCGCATTACTAGAAATACTAACTAGCAGTGCTAAATAGGCTAAAGTGTTTTTTTTCATTCGCAATTCCTTATTATTTTTGGTCATCATTGATATAGATTGCTTGTAATATTTGCTTTGAGCACCATATAACAAAACATAATCATTAAATTGGCAAGTAAGATGAGTAATATTTTAGATTTAAACGCAGACAATTTTCAGCAAGTGTTGGGTGAGGTATCTCAGCAAAAATTAGTCGCATTAGTATTTTGGACACCTCAAAGCCCTGAATGCGTAGCGCAAATTGCAACTTTTGAGCGAATGATGAGTGATTATGGTGATTATCTTGTCCTGGCAAAACTAAATTGTGATAACGAACAAGCGTTAGCATCTCAATTAGCACAACAAATTGGGCTACAGACAATACCGACTACTGTCCTTTTAAAAGATGCTGGCCCAGTGGATTTATTAAGTGGTCAGCAAACAGAGCAACAACTAAAAGATTCTTTAGCAAAACATTTGCCTAATAGAGCTGATATATTATTGGAAAGTGCTAAAAAAGCACTTTTAGCTGACGATCATAACCAAGCCTTCATTTTTGCTAAGCAAGCATATGAACTTGATGCGAGTAATAGCAAAATAAAGCTCGTTTTTGCAGATATCTGTGTAAATATTAAAAAGCTTGATGAAGCAAAAGCATTGCTTGCAACGATTCTTGAGAATGAACAAGACCCTTATTTTTTAAATATTGCCAGTAAACTAGAATATGCTTTTAATCAGTTTGATTCCCCAGAGATTAAACAACTGCAACAACAGGTCGAAGAAAAGCCTGATGATTTGGAACTAAAGGTAAAGTTAGCGCATGTCTTAGATCACGCAGGGCGAAAAGCTGAAGCGCTAGAAATTTTATTTAATGTACTAAAAAAACAACTTAGCTTTGGCGACGCTAAAAAAGATTTTTTAGCTATTATAGATAGCCTTCCAAGCGGGGATAGCATCGCAACGCAATATCGTCGAAAACTCTATAGTATTCTTTATTAGAAATAACCTTAGGATTTCAATCTCTGTAACTTATTTATCATATTAACTTGTAATAATGGAAAGTTGATCGATACTTAGAATCCACCCTAAGCAGCACAATGGAGATGGTTTTAGCCAGTTTATTGCTACTTTTGGTGGTTTTGTGAGCTAAATTAATTTAAATCGTAGTTTTATCAACCTTTCTTAAAATAACGCTTGCCAAAAAAGTTCGCCGCCCTATAATGCGACCCCACTGACACGGCAGCACACCACGCTTAGCGGGGTATGAGAGTTGAGTCAGAGAGTTAAATAAAACTTAGTTTGCTTCGAAAGAATTTAAAATTAAGTGTTGACTTGAAAGGTGAAACGTTTATTATAGCGCTCCACTTCGCAGCAAGCTCTTAGAGTTGGCGCTGCAACGTTCTTTAACAATTTAAGCAATCATCTGTGTGGGCACTCGTACAGGTTGAGTTCTAACAGCTTAGTTCGAAACTTTGGTTTTGAATGAAGCAAAAAATTTAGAGTCTCAATAATGAATGAGTGGCTATACAGTCAATTTGATTTCACTTTCTCTTTTTATTAAGCGTTGTGAAAACAAAAATCAGAATTCATTGAGCAGTCGAAAGACTAAAAACTTTTAATTGAAGAGTTTGATCATGGCTCAGATTGAACGCTGGCGGCAGGCCTAACACATGCAAGTCGAGCGGTAGCACAGAGAAACTTGTTTCTTGGGTGACGAGCGGCGGACGGGTGAGTAATGCTTGGGAACATGCCTTTAGGTGGGGGACAACAGTTGGAAACGACTGCTAATACCGCATGATGTCTACGGACCAAAGTGGGGGACCTTCGGGCCTCACGCCTAAAGATTGGCCCAAGTGGGATTAGCTAGTTGGTGAGGTAATGGCTCA includes the following:
- the pomA gene encoding flagellar motor protein PomA, yielding MDLATLIGMLGAIGFIVMAMILGGDLGMFVDIPSVLIVFCGSLFVVLSNFTMGQFFGIGKVAAKAFMFKIESPDELIEKAVELADSARKGGFLALEEAEIPNSFMQKGINMLVDGHDADVVRETLQKDITLTSTRHDAGSTLFKALGDVAPAMGMIGTLIGLVAMLSNMDDPKAIGPAMAVALLTTLYGAFLANVVAIPIVAKLQLRKEEEELNQNLILDAVLGIQDGQNPKVIEGILKNYLPESKRNVDTEG
- the dxs gene encoding 1-deoxy-D-xylulose-5-phosphate synthase produces the protein MTVDNSKYPLLGLIDEPAQLRELPQERLATLSTELREYLLTSVSQSSGHLASGLGTVELTVALHYVYNTPEDRLIWDVGHQAYPHKILTGRRDQMHTIRQKNGLHPFPYREESQYDTFSVGHSSTSISAALGMAIAAKKEAKNRKVVAVIGDGAVTAGMAFEAMNHAGDLDADMLVILNDNEMSISENVGALNNHLARILSGSFYTNIREGGKKLLSGMPPVKELASKMEEHLKGMVVPGTFFEELGFNYIGPIDGHDVNMLCDTLRNMRNLKGPQLLHVRTQKGKGYQPAEADPIGYHGVPKFDPSESSLPKSKPAAPTFSKVFGDWLCDMAAQDSKLMAITPAMREGSGMVRFSKEYPAQYFDVAIAEQHAVTLAAGLACEGLNPVVAIYSSFLQRAYDQLIHDVALQNLPVLFAIDRAGIVGADGETHQGAYDLSFMRCIPNMVIMAPSDTNECRQMLYTGHKLNQPAAVRYPRGSAGEYLANSPMQAIAIGKANTIRQGEKVAILSFGTLLEHAKPVAEKLNATLVDMRFIKPIDCDLLTELAAKHKYFITLEDNAIQGGAGSAVNEFVMTNKLSVHVLNLGIPDEFIKHGTQDEMHSEMGLDSAGILTKISQYIA
- a CDS encoding tetratricopeptide repeat protein; the protein is MSNILDLNADNFQQVLGEVSQQKLVALVFWTPQSPECVAQIATFERMMSDYGDYLVLAKLNCDNEQALASQLAQQIGLQTIPTTVLLKDAGPVDLLSGQQTEQQLKDSLAKHLPNRADILLESAKKALLADDHNQAFIFAKQAYELDASNSKIKLVFADICVNIKKLDEAKALLATILENEQDPYFLNIASKLEYAFNQFDSPEIKQLQQQVEEKPDDLELKVKLAHVLDHAGRKAEALEILFNVLKKQLSFGDAKKDFLAIIDSLPSGDSIATQYRRKLYSILY
- the ispA gene encoding (2E,6E)-farnesyl diphosphate synthase, with product MTIKKLIVENQLRVEGVLDTLLTQPMITDQTLLAASRYSLLNGGKRMRPCMVYVTGEIFGANPDDLDLVAAAIECIHSYSLVHDDLPAMDDDDLRRGMPTCHIAYDEATAILAGDALQTFAFEILSSSKFKTINAQQQVALIANLASASGLRGMCGGQALDIAATNCAINLTQLEQIHQLKTGALLTSAILMGAICAPKTTPEILQNLKIFGENIGLAFQVQDDILDIEGDTAVLGKPQGSDLQANKSTYPSLLGLEQAKLKSQQLYENALNALAQIPADTTQLAQLAAYIVSRDH
- a CDS encoding flagellar motor protein MotB encodes the protein MSEAKCKCPPPGLPAWMGTFADLMSLLMCFFVLLLAMSEMDVLKFKQIAGSMKFAFGVQNKLEVKDIPKGTSVIAMEFRPGKPDPSPIETIQQQTSEMTQQMLEFQAGDEESAGGRQEQRGNKRGGESQSTAKSEAAASEKTADQEQVNELVKKIAQQLEEQIQDGAIELESLGQQIIIRIRENGSFPSGSAFLQPQFKPIIQKIADLLKDVPGEITVSGHTDDYQVSNELYFNNWDLSAKRSVAVASEMQKVSGFDKNRMVVIGHADTRPLVPNEDSESRKRNRRVEISIMQGKAKESDPIDVQK
- a CDS encoding M20 metallopeptidase family protein, coding for MKKNTLAYLALLVSISSNASTLESDVQNKLAPLEQLYLDLHQSPELSYHEKETAKKISAQLDKLGFEVTDNYGGYGVVGIFKNGNGPTIMIRTDTDGLPIIEQTNKSYASKVTTIDQHNNTVGVMHGCGHDIHMTSFIGTADQLVSRKKQWQGTLIMIAQPAEEVGAGAKAMLKQGLFEQFSKPDHVIGLHVSAGLEAGKVAIAPNYALASVDSVDITVKGKGGHGAYPHLTIDPVVIAARLVLALQTITSREVTPLEPSVLTVGSIHGGSKHNIISNEVKLQLTLRSYNSAVRDQQIAAIKRMSDGIAMSAGLEKHLYPEVKVHYEESIPSTINDTALAEQVKNSITKELGAENVLKADPVMAGEDFGLYGRTEQPVPITIFWLGGVDPEQYQKAQQTGETLPSLHSSLFAPDYPLTIKTGVRAMTAAALDLFNTKTVN
- the xseB gene encoding exodeoxyribonuclease VII small subunit, with the translated sequence MATKKPENLSFEDAMHELSSIVADMETGNLTLEQSLKQFERGIQLAQVSSAKLQQAEQKVSILMGNDPQAELTHFEPAAE
- a CDS encoding DNA topoisomerase III, with product MKLYIAEKPSLGRAIADVLPKPHQKGDGFIKAANGDVVSWCIGHLLEQAEPDHYNPLFKKWDAHHLPIVPQKWQLIVKPKTRKQFTVLKKLIKQADILVNAGDPDREGQLLVDEVIEFAGASESKKSQTQRLLISDLNPSAVLKALQKLAANHDFIPLSVSALARSRADWLFGMNLTRAYTLAGQKAGCHRVLSVGRVQTPILGLVVRRDLEIAHFVSKPFYEVLAHLLTDKQEAFSVKWQPSEACLPYQDEDGRVLVKALAENVVKRITGKPALVTKLQQQQKRQHPPLPYNLSALQIDAAKAFGMSAQTVLDVCQNLYEKHKAITYPRSDNRFLPNEHWLEAKQVLAAIAQNKGQDNKLVIEANLALRSKCWNDAKVEAHHAIIPTAKKLPINSLDKDELKIYQLISRHYLAQFYPAYVFNETKVEVEISGGKFNTTAKQELELGFKVLMGKDELQAEQILPPLIEGQQLLCENGELVEKMTQPPAHFNDATLLSAMTGISRYVSDIEIKKILKDTDGLGTEATRAGIIELLFRRGFLVREGKKIKSTETGKALIKMLPDIITRPDLTALWEASLADIAHKKQSYQHFMQPLITQLHELIDLAKSCDHSLFSNLPAQPVKKRFNRKRKSTAKK